One window of Acidobacteriota bacterium genomic DNA carries:
- a CDS encoding DUF1501 domain-containing protein, which yields MMTRRNFIQTAGLGVAAIGTSPFLPNILTGFSSSVSADAKTKKSSKVLVYLFQRGAADGLNIVVPFTERNYYDLRPTLAIAEPQSGNAKAALNLDGKFGFHPALAPLKPYFDKGQLAVIHAAGSPDATRSHFDAQDYMESGTPGRKSTTDGWLNRYLATSVEPGDTPFRGVALTQLTPRSMQGTADVVAMANIGSFNLRAGSNSSVKSSFEEMYAQSATDALRGTGHDTFDAVNFLRKANPEQFKVENGADYPRGELGNSLRQIAQLIKAGVGLEVAFAEMGGWDTHNNQGDPANGQGAGRLSRLLREFGGSLAAFAQDLGPRMQDVVVLTMTEFGRTARQNGTGGTDHGHASCMFALGGPVKGGKVYGQWPGLGANDLYEGRDLAVTTDFRDVVAEVLTRHMGARNLRSVLPGYTVNEKNFKGLL from the coding sequence ATGATGACACGTCGAAACTTTATTCAAACGGCTGGACTTGGAGTGGCTGCAATTGGAACCTCACCGTTTTTGCCCAACATCTTGACTGGATTTTCCAGCTCAGTTTCAGCCGATGCGAAAACCAAAAAATCATCGAAAGTGCTGGTGTACCTCTTCCAGCGTGGAGCGGCAGATGGATTAAATATTGTGGTGCCGTTTACTGAGAGAAACTACTATGACCTGCGGCCAACACTTGCGATTGCTGAGCCACAGAGCGGCAATGCCAAAGCCGCACTCAATTTGGATGGCAAATTTGGTTTTCACCCGGCATTGGCACCACTGAAGCCCTATTTTGACAAAGGACAGTTGGCCGTGATCCATGCGGCTGGTTCACCAGACGCGACCCGCTCTCATTTTGACGCCCAGGACTATATGGAATCAGGAACTCCGGGGCGAAAAAGCACCACCGATGGCTGGTTAAACCGCTATCTGGCGACATCAGTTGAACCAGGAGACACACCCTTTCGAGGCGTTGCCTTGACACAATTGACGCCGCGTTCAATGCAAGGAACGGCTGATGTTGTGGCAATGGCCAACATTGGAAGCTTTAACCTGCGCGCCGGGAGCAATTCGTCCGTCAAGTCGAGCTTCGAAGAGATGTATGCCCAGTCGGCAACTGACGCCTTGCGAGGAACCGGGCACGACACATTTGATGCGGTGAATTTCTTGCGCAAAGCCAATCCCGAACAATTCAAAGTCGAAAATGGGGCTGATTATCCACGCGGCGAGTTAGGTAACAGTCTGCGACAAATTGCCCAACTCATCAAAGCCGGAGTTGGTCTTGAAGTCGCATTTGCTGAAATGGGCGGCTGGGATACCCATAACAACCAGGGAGATCCCGCTAATGGGCAGGGCGCAGGCCGGTTATCACGGCTCCTGCGTGAATTTGGCGGCTCACTCGCCGCATTTGCCCAGGACCTTGGCCCGCGAATGCAAGACGTGGTGGTTTTGACCATGACCGAATTTGGCCGAACCGCACGCCAAAATGGCACTGGCGGGACCGATCACGGACATGCGTCGTGTATGTTTGCCTTGGGCGGACCAGTGAAGGGTGGCAAAGTCTATGGGCAGTGGCCTGGATTGGGCGCCAATGATTTGTATGAAGGCCGCGATCTAGCCGTCACGACTGATTTCCGCGATGTCGTTGCCGAAGTTCTCACCCGTCACATGGGCGCACGCAATCTTCGCTCAGTGCTGCCGGGATACACGGTGAATGAAAAGAATTTCAAAGGGCTTTTGTGA
- a CDS encoding twin-arginine translocation signal domain-containing protein: MQNAKTTRRSVLKTLAALPLGGAVLSLFDGPANAAAVDQPHMDAALDALQTAKRELDKASADKGGHRNRAQNLVDKAIAEVQKGIRYDRRN, encoded by the coding sequence ATGCAAAATGCAAAAACAACTCGTCGTTCAGTTTTAAAAACCCTGGCTGCACTTCCACTTGGCGGAGCCGTGTTGAGTTTGTTTGACGGACCTGCCAATGCCGCCGCTGTTGATCAACCACATATGGATGCCGCGCTTGATGCGCTCCAAACCGCCAAACGCGAACTCGATAAAGCCAGTGCAGACAAAGGTGGCCATCGAAACCGCGCCCAAAACCTGGTTGACAAAGCAATTGCCGAAGTCCAAAAAGGGATTCGCTATGACCGACGGAATTAG
- a CDS encoding tetratricopeptide repeat protein: MSQPMYFRWKTWLCTLGLLLVFSVPGYATDIVLTLPFENTSNRQEFNWIRESFTVSMADLLDSPGLIPVELDERNLAFEKLRIPNTAILTRATEIKLGEAVSADLLIRGSYNITGADKDLTVTVTAQILSLREGRFLGRDHTLSGPLSDLQAIQGRLAWELMYQRNNALPFSRDQLIGRSKSVPYTAYEFYVKALLTSSKEDRLKLLQRAIQESAQQGQPRFPQAVYEMGIAYYRDKQYSDALKWFEQVGVNDSRGLEARFYLGVCQFQSGGIDAADKSFSELLTPMPLYETYNNAAVIQLKKGNLPEGLRLIKLAAEASPQDSEVQFNYGYALWLNGKFPEAASRFESVTQRAPTLGPAFYLMAKSFEKSGNSEKAATALNEAKKTLPEFAKWETTGKLPQLANLKHSFNREAFFRYLRSKEQNRQSAFVGGTQSRQVEAWMTKAQSAFLGNNDEEALTVLAQVLQVAPDNSDAHLLMGRVNERRSDFPAAINALRAAVFWNPKLVAAHVLLGRIYLGQGDRKRAESHLKLALDANAQDREALALQRLLQETAK, translated from the coding sequence ATGTCTCAACCGATGTACTTTCGATGGAAAACGTGGCTTTGCACCCTCGGGTTGCTGCTGGTTTTCAGCGTACCGGGCTATGCAACCGATATTGTTTTGACACTGCCGTTTGAAAACACAAGCAATCGTCAGGAATTTAACTGGATTCGCGAAAGCTTCACCGTCTCGATGGCTGATCTGCTGGATTCGCCAGGACTTATTCCAGTTGAACTCGACGAACGCAACCTGGCATTTGAAAAGCTCCGCATTCCTAATACCGCCATTTTGACTCGCGCCACCGAAATCAAACTTGGTGAAGCAGTAAGTGCCGATCTCCTCATCCGTGGCAGTTACAACATTACCGGGGCTGACAAAGATCTCACTGTAACGGTCACCGCCCAGATTTTATCGCTCCGGGAAGGCCGTTTTTTAGGCCGTGATCACACACTGAGTGGCCCGCTTTCAGATTTACAGGCCATTCAAGGACGCCTTGCCTGGGAGTTAATGTACCAGCGCAACAATGCACTTCCCTTTTCACGCGACCAGCTTATCGGGCGTTCCAAAAGTGTTCCGTATACAGCCTATGAGTTTTATGTCAAAGCGTTGTTGACCTCCAGCAAGGAAGACCGGCTGAAGTTACTCCAGCGTGCCATCCAGGAAAGCGCTCAGCAGGGTCAACCACGATTTCCCCAGGCCGTCTATGAAATGGGCATTGCCTATTATCGCGACAAACAGTATTCCGATGCGCTCAAATGGTTTGAACAAGTTGGGGTGAACGATAGCCGGGGTCTCGAAGCCCGGTTTTATCTTGGTGTGTGTCAATTTCAATCGGGCGGAATTGATGCAGCCGACAAAAGTTTCAGTGAACTGCTCACTCCGATGCCACTCTATGAAACCTATAACAACGCGGCGGTCATCCAGCTTAAAAAAGGGAATCTGCCGGAAGGGCTGCGGCTGATTAAACTTGCGGCTGAAGCATCACCCCAGGATTCGGAAGTTCAGTTCAACTATGGCTATGCGCTCTGGCTCAATGGAAAATTCCCGGAGGCCGCTTCCCGATTTGAATCGGTCACTCAACGCGCCCCCACTCTCGGCCCCGCCTTTTACCTGATGGCGAAAAGTTTTGAAAAGAGCGGAAATTCTGAAAAAGCCGCCACCGCGCTCAACGAAGCCAAAAAGACGCTGCCTGAATTTGCCAAATGGGAAACAACCGGCAAACTGCCGCAACTTGCCAACCTCAAGCATTCATTTAACCGCGAAGCATTTTTCCGCTATTTGCGCAGCAAAGAACAAAACCGCCAATCGGCTTTTGTCGGCGGCACTCAGTCGCGACAGGTTGAAGCCTGGATGACTAAAGCCCAAAGTGCCTTCCTTGGAAACAATGACGAAGAAGCCCTGACAGTTCTGGCTCAGGTGCTGCAGGTCGCTCCGGACAACAGCGATGCGCACCTGCTGATGGGCCGGGTCAACGAACGTCGGAGCGACTTCCCCGCCGCCATCAACGCCTTGCGGGCCGCCGTGTTTTGGAATCCGAAACTGGTGGCTGCCCACGTGCTTTTGGGTCGGATTTATCTTGGCCAGGGTGACCGAAAACGGGCCGAATCCCACCTCAAACTGGCGCTCGACGCCAACGCCCAGGACCGTGAAGCCCTGGCCCTTCAACGACTGCTGCAGGAAACAGCTAAATAA
- a CDS encoding DUF479 domain-containing protein — MNYLGHLYLSPDTPDFLVGSLLGDFVKGAAVNDYTGDLRRGIELHRKVDQFTDHHDIFRQSVARISQSRRRYGGIMVDVFYDHFLAKHWLEFHPEPLPDFARRVYTILLERELELPETMRLVLPRLTSEDWFSSYRETSGIDSVMKRMSRRIKRDNPLHAAIEELEQEYEGFEADFRQFLPEVKGFVDQVADQLASKVQG, encoded by the coding sequence ATGAACTACCTCGGTCATCTCTACCTTTCACCTGATACGCCGGACTTTCTGGTTGGCAGCCTGCTCGGAGATTTTGTCAAAGGCGCAGCAGTCAATGACTACACGGGAGACCTCCGGCGCGGCATCGAACTCCATCGCAAAGTTGATCAGTTCACTGACCATCACGACATTTTCCGCCAGAGCGTAGCCCGCATCAGCCAGAGTCGTCGTCGGTATGGCGGGATTATGGTTGATGTGTTTTATGACCATTTTCTGGCCAAACACTGGCTGGAATTTCATCCGGAACCGCTTCCCGACTTTGCCCGACGAGTGTATACAATTCTGCTTGAGCGAGAATTGGAACTCCCTGAAACAATGAGACTTGTGCTTCCTCGGCTAACGTCTGAAGACTGGTTTTCTTCCTACCGGGAAACTTCAGGGATTGATAGCGTGATGAAACGGATGTCACGTCGGATCAAACGCGACAACCCGCTTCACGCCGCCATTGAAGAGTTAGAGCAGGAGTATGAAGGATTTGAAGCAGACTTCAGGCAGTTTTTGCCCGAAGTGAAAGGCTTTGTGGACCAGGTAGCAGATCAACTTGCGAGTAAGGTACAAGGGTGA
- a CDS encoding serine/threonine protein kinase codes for MPAVDPTLEPPTLLIASPTVVIPPTSPSLPLPSADALIGKILNGKYQIHREIGSGGMGRVYEACHLGLEKTVAIKVIRTNFLGDAETVERFRREARTCASIEHPNSVQVFDYGVDGSQYYLVMEYLRGESLRERLRRQSRLSLTEVVSLAEQLCLVLDAMHRRGIIHRDLKPDNIFFNQIEDREIVKVLDFGIAKLIDEAQSGQEVTATNAILGTPRYMSPEQCQGHPVDRFSDIYSLGIIFYEVLTGKPPFESDSLYSLALKHLTVKPTPPHELSPNLPLPVSHIVVKMLAKDKDQRPTSAREVYHALYAATQTGNLPSPPLQPEPLKAVSHTQKTKAAPTQIAGVEQQLEHLESLAGDLSQMANEPACHPDQVLIRLAEFITGGTRVLTYLETPVTEMHSAESSQATLLTLQFLAQELEQHLEGLKSKGGLATSLEGYRMRLHTSIVIPASQYLLKLRPATTQLTEEEAFVTFEDIEPEGVVDSSELLIEELKSDNDLRRHEAVMSIVGSGMELFFMALQAHTEAERDILLELLWQKADVILLEGRGRARLVFTMAMMFVSCPQQAEKWKTLLDLFSQNITHQVTLEALRALVEPYSPSDRRIFARSLLFHPSLALRRLVMSWLAPTDFWGVITFSNTPVSWLLELWMYLKPQVSPDYLKVFFLCVRDTLLHQGTSDRALSVMELVKEFFKCDFFHEDTFFNLLVELDQHIRSEAARHQLLVDIDTEYLTLLKRFVSGNAYADQPPMEMASIPLPVQRKLARNGYFLKFFVCHPIDRIALECFPHLAKLENVAPYIGTFAINTQLLLTLAKEKHLFQREDCRYALVANPKTPAHIVFNHLRMLRKDNLRKLAECRECNQVSRNHAAKMLNLKV; via the coding sequence TTGCCGGCTGTGGATCCGACGCTTGAACCTCCAACCCTGCTCATTGCCTCACCAACTGTCGTTATCCCGCCAACTTCCCCGTCCCTCCCGTTACCATCAGCCGATGCACTGATTGGAAAAATTCTAAACGGCAAATACCAGATTCACCGTGAAATCGGAAGCGGTGGCATGGGACGCGTCTATGAAGCCTGTCATCTCGGGCTTGAAAAAACAGTCGCCATTAAAGTCATTCGAACCAATTTTTTAGGAGATGCTGAAACGGTTGAGCGATTTCGCCGGGAAGCCCGAACCTGTGCTTCGATTGAACATCCCAATTCAGTTCAGGTCTTTGATTATGGAGTTGATGGGAGCCAGTACTATCTGGTGATGGAATATTTGCGCGGTGAATCGCTCCGCGAACGGCTCCGGCGGCAAAGTCGGCTGAGCCTGACCGAAGTCGTTTCCCTGGCTGAACAACTCTGTCTGGTGCTCGATGCCATGCACCGACGTGGCATCATCCATCGGGACTTAAAGCCGGATAACATCTTTTTCAATCAGATTGAAGATCGCGAAATCGTCAAAGTCCTGGACTTCGGCATTGCCAAATTGATTGACGAAGCCCAATCCGGACAAGAGGTTACGGCCACCAATGCCATTTTAGGAACGCCTCGATACATGTCGCCCGAACAATGTCAGGGACATCCGGTAGATCGTTTTTCAGACATTTATTCACTCGGCATCATTTTTTATGAAGTTCTGACGGGGAAACCACCTTTTGAATCTGACAGTTTGTATAGTCTGGCACTCAAACACCTGACCGTCAAGCCAACCCCTCCGCACGAACTGTCTCCGAATTTGCCACTCCCGGTTTCACACATCGTGGTGAAAATGCTGGCCAAAGACAAAGACCAGCGACCAACTTCGGCTCGTGAGGTCTACCATGCGTTGTATGCCGCCACTCAAACCGGGAATCTCCCATCGCCACCCCTCCAGCCAGAACCACTGAAAGCTGTCTCCCACACCCAAAAGACCAAAGCGGCGCCAACTCAAATTGCGGGTGTGGAGCAGCAACTTGAGCATTTGGAATCGCTGGCGGGTGATCTTTCCCAAATGGCAAATGAACCGGCCTGCCATCCGGATCAGGTTTTGATTCGACTGGCGGAGTTCATCACGGGGGGAACCCGGGTGCTCACCTATTTAGAAACCCCAGTTACCGAAATGCACTCAGCCGAATCCAGTCAGGCCACGCTGTTGACGCTTCAATTTTTAGCTCAGGAACTCGAACAGCATCTGGAAGGACTCAAATCCAAAGGTGGATTGGCCACCTCACTTGAAGGATACCGGATGCGGCTCCACACCAGTATCGTCATTCCAGCCAGTCAATACCTGCTCAAATTGCGGCCAGCAACCACCCAACTCACTGAAGAAGAAGCCTTTGTCACCTTTGAAGATATCGAGCCGGAGGGTGTGGTTGATAGCTCAGAACTGTTGATTGAGGAACTGAAATCTGACAATGATCTGCGCCGGCATGAAGCGGTCATGTCAATTGTGGGCTCAGGGATGGAGTTGTTCTTTATGGCGCTCCAGGCCCATACCGAAGCTGAGCGGGACATTCTGCTTGAACTCTTATGGCAAAAGGCCGACGTCATTTTGCTTGAAGGCCGGGGCCGGGCCCGCCTGGTCTTCACCATGGCCATGATGTTTGTGTCCTGTCCTCAACAGGCGGAAAAGTGGAAAACCCTGCTTGATCTATTCAGCCAGAACATCACCCACCAGGTAACACTGGAAGCCCTTCGCGCTCTGGTGGAACCATATTCACCATCTGACCGGCGGATTTTTGCCCGCTCCCTGCTGTTTCATCCATCCCTGGCTTTGCGCCGATTGGTGATGTCGTGGCTGGCACCCACCGATTTTTGGGGCGTGATTACGTTTTCAAACACGCCGGTTTCGTGGTTGCTTGAACTCTGGATGTACTTGAAACCACAGGTGTCTCCCGACTACCTCAAAGTGTTTTTCCTCTGTGTTCGCGACACGTTGCTCCATCAGGGAACGAGTGACCGTGCACTGAGTGTGATGGAACTGGTCAAAGAATTTTTCAAGTGCGATTTCTTTCACGAAGACACCTTCTTTAACCTGCTGGTTGAACTTGATCAGCATATCCGTTCCGAGGCTGCTCGACATCAGTTACTGGTTGATATTGATACCGAGTATCTCACACTGTTGAAACGATTTGTCAGCGGAAATGCCTATGCTGACCAGCCGCCGATGGAAATGGCTTCGATTCCACTTCCGGTTCAGCGGAAGCTGGCCCGCAACGGATATTTTCTGAAGTTTTTTGTTTGCCACCCGATTGACCGGATTGCGCTCGAATGTTTTCCACACCTGGCAAAGCTTGAAAATGTTGCTCCTTACATTGGGACGTTTGCCATCAACACCCAACTTTTGCTGACGCTGGCCAAGGAAAAACACCTCTTTCAGCGCGAAGACTGCCGGTATGCCCTGGTTGCCAACCCCAAAACACCAGCGCATATTGTGTTTAACCACCTGCGAATGTTGCGCAAAGACAATCTAAGAAAGCTGGCTGAATGCCGCGAATGCAACCAGGTGTCACGTAATCACGCGGCGAAAATGTTGAATTTAAAAGTATAA
- a CDS encoding VCBS repeat-containing protein — MRLKGLQGFACLSACLLLTFLSVLNPTTVQAQNQYSQNKEVISDASSSFVGIADGDIDLDGLPDVAICDRGLAQVVLLLNTSSGLKSRVDISLKEFMSQLDDQSGGPTSIDLGDIDQDGDLDIVVSIDGDLDQILVLTNLGGGFGPESFVIRAYPVGGDPTCIKLADLTGPRDLTSGETLPRDGAPEIVMLNRRTGTVATLINSGYGTFGQGRVSESGGINPVSQALGDFNDDGEIDTAVLNRGLDTTQREDSRVCILLGNGDGSFQPTNPLLLAPARAVSIAAAGYGIVHRGIEVDTPDINRDGIPDIAVVAEQGGGASDIIAPDGSNELASLTVFFGSGLQNGQFTLRGQAQPLVNTLAGGGRIAVYPGADDKLTGLRIGYGALTLFSDFNQNGLIDAYVAGLERNNGRLVNSVVGQVANDFAAGLMTADQLAIQNPILKYFNVFPSTGDSFSSIAAQSPDNVDSITGVVAATSFVVSRTGEIVTQAQNDFSATAGNNAPDLIQVTTNGAVYQSINVAPVVNHAPLMTTTNGLADFNGRGRKVIVAEGDEYTIPLKLVDIDNPSANALRYTLLGAPRFVTLTDNFDGTASILIKPGLLDGSDTANNGLGQEYKIVAQVIDNNFPDNDNNSKSPLTSQVIFRVFVPDSMDGLAITAIPDQTAYATQKLTVPILARDPENRRMTLSTSSTLPFVRIIDQGGGTGLFVIEPTENDGGVYDIDVIVRNDLGLATTTSFALNVVVNTAPELEQVDNIDLLVAETRDFEVTATDPDEGQSLRFVLTNAPSFMTFSDNGDGTGRVVVKPTERDAGSYRVLLVAIDSGIPSKRSNTIAFTINVGAKVSLSSVNYTKNSQIWLRSRIHPPFPPPSPISLPGKNTFCRLWIRRLNLQPCSLPHQLSLSRQLPRPSRYHQPMH, encoded by the coding sequence ATGCGTCTCAAAGGGTTACAAGGGTTCGCCTGCCTGTCTGCATGTCTTCTGCTCACATTTTTGAGCGTTCTCAATCCCACCACGGTCCAGGCCCAAAATCAGTACAGCCAAAACAAAGAAGTTATTTCAGATGCGTCAAGCAGTTTCGTGGGTATCGCCGATGGCGATATTGACCTGGATGGGCTGCCCGATGTCGCCATTTGTGATCGCGGACTGGCTCAAGTCGTGTTGTTGCTCAATACCTCTTCCGGCTTGAAAAGTCGGGTGGACATTTCACTCAAAGAGTTTATGTCCCAGCTTGACGATCAGAGTGGCGGACCAACATCAATTGACCTCGGTGATATTGACCAGGATGGCGATCTGGATATCGTGGTGTCCATTGATGGAGACCTTGATCAGATTCTGGTACTCACCAACCTCGGAGGCGGCTTTGGGCCAGAATCATTTGTCATTCGGGCTTATCCGGTCGGTGGAGATCCGACCTGTATCAAACTGGCTGATTTGACCGGCCCGCGAGACCTGACTTCGGGTGAAACCTTACCCCGTGACGGCGCCCCTGAAATTGTGATGCTCAATCGCCGAACCGGTACCGTGGCAACACTGATCAACAGTGGCTATGGAACCTTTGGGCAAGGTCGGGTTTCGGAAAGTGGCGGAATCAACCCGGTTTCCCAGGCGCTGGGCGATTTTAATGATGATGGAGAAATTGACACGGCTGTGTTGAACCGTGGGTTGGATACCACGCAACGTGAAGATTCGCGGGTTTGTATCCTGCTTGGCAACGGAGATGGCTCATTCCAGCCGACCAACCCGTTGCTGCTCGCCCCAGCGCGTGCGGTTTCAATTGCGGCTGCCGGGTATGGCATTGTTCATCGGGGTATTGAAGTTGATACACCTGATATTAATCGAGATGGAATTCCCGATATTGCGGTGGTGGCCGAACAGGGTGGCGGCGCCTCGGATATCATTGCACCGGATGGAAGCAATGAACTCGCCTCACTGACCGTTTTTTTTGGCAGTGGGCTCCAAAATGGACAGTTTACGCTTCGAGGTCAGGCCCAGCCGCTCGTCAATACCCTGGCAGGCGGGGGACGAATTGCGGTCTACCCTGGTGCGGACGATAAATTGACGGGCCTTCGGATTGGCTATGGGGCGCTGACCCTCTTTAGCGATTTCAACCAGAATGGTTTGATTGACGCCTACGTCGCCGGATTGGAACGCAACAATGGCCGGCTGGTCAATTCCGTGGTGGGTCAGGTGGCCAACGATTTTGCCGCCGGGTTGATGACCGCTGACCAGCTTGCAATCCAAAATCCAATCCTGAAATATTTCAATGTGTTTCCATCAACTGGAGATAGTTTTTCTTCGATTGCGGCCCAGTCTCCTGACAACGTGGATTCAATCACCGGAGTCGTGGCGGCCACCAGTTTTGTGGTGTCTCGCACGGGTGAAATTGTTACCCAGGCCCAAAATGACTTTTCCGCCACGGCTGGAAATAATGCTCCAGACCTGATCCAGGTCACGACCAACGGTGCGGTTTACCAAAGTATTAATGTCGCTCCGGTGGTCAACCACGCACCATTGATGACCACGACCAACGGTCTGGCTGACTTTAATGGTCGAGGCCGCAAGGTGATTGTGGCCGAAGGCGACGAGTACACGATTCCCCTCAAACTGGTTGATATTGACAACCCAAGCGCCAATGCGTTGCGCTACACCCTGCTTGGCGCCCCCCGGTTTGTCACATTGACTGACAACTTTGACGGCACGGCCTCGATTCTGATCAAGCCAGGACTGCTGGATGGTTCAGACACGGCCAACAACGGACTGGGCCAGGAATACAAAATTGTCGCCCAGGTGATTGACAACAACTTCCCTGACAATGACAACAATTCCAAGAGCCCTCTGACGTCTCAAGTCATTTTCCGGGTGTTTGTTCCAGACAGCATGGATGGACTGGCCATCACGGCAATTCCAGATCAAACGGCCTACGCGACCCAAAAACTGACCGTGCCGATTCTGGCCCGTGATCCCGAAAACCGCCGCATGACGTTGAGTACTTCGTCCACCCTGCCCTTTGTCCGCATCATTGATCAGGGCGGCGGAACCGGTCTCTTTGTGATCGAGCCAACTGAAAATGATGGTGGGGTCTATGATATTGATGTCATTGTCCGCAATGATTTGGGACTGGCAACCACCACCAGTTTTGCCCTCAACGTAGTCGTCAACACGGCGCCTGAACTCGAACAGGTTGACAACATTGACTTGCTCGTAGCTGAAACTCGCGACTTCGAGGTCACCGCCACTGACCCGGATGAAGGCCAGAGCCTTCGGTTTGTTCTGACCAATGCCCCATCGTTTATGACCTTCTCAGACAATGGAGATGGAACTGGTCGCGTCGTTGTCAAACCAACCGAGCGCGATGCTGGCAGTTATCGAGTGTTACTGGTTGCAATTGACTCCGGTATCCCGTCGAAACGCTCAAATACCATCGCCTTTACCATCAATGTCGGCGCCAAAGTGTCCCTTTCGAGTGTGAATTACACGAAAAATTCCCAAATATGGCTGAGAAGTCGGATTCACCCACCATTCCCTCCCCCCAGCCCCATATCACTTCCGGGCAAAAACACCTTTTGCCGGCTGTGGATCCGACGCTTGAACCTCCAACCCTGCTCATTGCCTCACCAACTGTCGTTATCCCGCCAACTTCCCCGTCCCTCCCGTTACCATCAGCCGATGCACTGA
- a CDS encoding VWA domain-containing protein — MRNATKIFYRQFDGSHQSRTIWLGWVIFLLGCFLAGTSPAIAQDKQTEPEGDSITIEATLVTIPVIVTDAQGKYIQQLKVEDFKIFDNNTAQQINFFDAADAPLHMALLIDTSYSTSGVLKEIKEAGITFLRQLRPKDKAMVISFDSEVRVLTELTDDPILMERAVAKAEIGKKYGTRLHDALAEAIQNQFKSIVGRKAIVLLTDGKDLKSKLNEKAVFGIASETSSMIYTIFFMTESVVVPPDASKTEPDAKAAPSRPRKVGEKQSKEEQVRTLLTDIKARREWMEQKNASARKFLDELATTTGGRSFTSEVADLKQVFRLIADELRTQYTLGFYPSEDTPTSDRHVLKVEVARPEVVIRARRNYRP, encoded by the coding sequence ATGAGAAACGCCACCAAAATCTTCTATCGCCAGTTCGATGGCTCACACCAATCCCGCACGATATGGCTGGGGTGGGTCATCTTCCTGTTGGGTTGCTTCCTGGCGGGAACGTCACCAGCTATCGCTCAGGACAAACAAACCGAACCTGAGGGCGACTCAATCACGATTGAAGCCACCCTGGTTACGATTCCCGTGATTGTGACTGACGCCCAGGGAAAGTACATCCAGCAACTCAAAGTTGAAGATTTTAAAATCTTTGACAACAACACCGCCCAACAAATCAATTTTTTTGACGCCGCCGACGCCCCGCTCCATATGGCCCTGCTGATTGATACCAGTTACAGCACCAGCGGTGTCCTGAAAGAAATCAAAGAAGCCGGCATCACATTTTTGCGCCAGCTTCGCCCAAAGGACAAAGCCATGGTCATCAGTTTTGACAGTGAAGTTCGGGTCTTAACCGAATTAACCGATGATCCAATTCTGATGGAACGCGCGGTGGCCAAAGCTGAAATCGGGAAAAAGTACGGAACTCGCCTGCACGATGCCCTGGCTGAAGCAATCCAAAACCAGTTCAAATCCATTGTTGGCCGCAAAGCCATTGTGCTGTTGACGGATGGAAAAGACCTCAAAAGTAAATTGAATGAAAAAGCCGTGTTTGGCATTGCCTCCGAAACCAGCAGCATGATCTATACCATCTTCTTTATGACCGAGAGCGTGGTTGTTCCACCAGATGCCTCAAAAACCGAACCTGACGCCAAAGCCGCACCATCCCGGCCTCGCAAAGTCGGGGAAAAACAGTCAAAAGAAGAGCAAGTCCGAACCCTGCTGACCGACATCAAAGCCCGTCGCGAATGGATGGAACAAAAAAATGCCTCGGCCCGCAAATTCCTCGACGAACTGGCAACCACCACCGGCGGACGTTCATTTACCAGCGAAGTGGCTGATTTAAAACAGGTTTTTCGATTGATCGCTGATGAATTGCGGACCCAATACACACTTGGGTTTTACCCCTCGGAAGATACCCCAACCTCAGACCGACACGTCCTCAAAGTCGAAGTTGCCCGCCCTGAGGTCGTAATCAGAGCCCGGCGCAATTATCGGCCATGA